Proteins co-encoded in one Lynx canadensis isolate LIC74 chromosome C1, mLynCan4.pri.v2, whole genome shotgun sequence genomic window:
- the LOC115522046 gene encoding Holliday junction recognition protein isoform X1: MEGEPLGEDALLWQLRDSRRRFQTRMQRLIEKYNQPFEDAPLVQMSTLTYETPQGLRIWGGGLVKEKNKEQIQDSPVKTFEDAPDSRSGGDPAEAEARGLALPEPSTRILGVDSKSGDDASLCPEDVVAGAFMPAEPWSPLKNELRRKYLTQVDILLQDEGCLECTGDGGGEDARVTPSPPLASPAGPAPGRRGRVSGESPGGPVKPASRPCSADLAVVPRSDSVSLQGTGGHSFSSSLSFEPDDICDVTISDLYAGMLHSMSLLLSAKPSCIISTKTSFVLHNWSSRRRCSRSRVNRTHCRGGRRPHRGSQERLPVRAGPGRDRGALRDCENVLDASGQKTGLKLDKAFLEVNKPQVLKWGPSWKEFKELRSLTPQGRSSLPYGDSRAVCHLDQKNRYKALKWLISPVKIVSRPRILPGKRGNHYREIEIRFDKLHQEYCPSPRKQPVLTSLPESSAVDVYRGGPASPRGPRGLETRRLSGTFGTAEAKRLNEAFEGLGERARGAGRCLQRRGSPPPLPETSPVQSPHRSEQTLLFQGNNSLGILRKSASPNRPTSVAGVRPLSCGRDRYKEIKEKFDKLHQKYCQQSPPRTKALLRVGACPDKASLEVQYQRGTLGKLNPDSGFQSPPKLSASPQQSIERPLRLTATEARPLTCLVLTAARGHRSPPKRRRLSDSVLCGQWASSQDSSRVVGQPIPRPGERSSPHSPAEKKRYFQKPRVLWLQMGPGEEDAPPAPE, encoded by the exons ATGGAGGGCGAGCCCCTGGGGGAGGACGCGCTGCTGTGGCAGCTCCGGGACAGCCGCCGCCGCTTCCAGACGCGCATGCAGCGGCTGATAGAAAAG TACAACCAGCCCTTCGAGGATGCCCCGCTGGTGCAGATGTCCACGCTGACCTATGAGACACCCCAGG GATTGAGAATTTGGGGTGGAGGACTAgtaaaggagaagaacaaagaacaaatccAG GACTCCCCGGTGAAGACTTTCGAGGATGCCCCAGACAGCAGGAGCGGCGGTGACCCCGCGGAAGCCGAAGCCCGAGGTCTGGCGCTTCCTGAGCCCAGCACACGAATCCTGGGAGTTG attcAAAAAGCGGTGATGATGCATCTTTGTGTCCGGAAGATGTAGTTGCTGGGGCCTTCATG CCTGCAGAGCCCTGGAGCCCTTTGAAAAATGAGTTACGAAGGAAGTACTTGACCCAAGTGGATATATTGCTACAGGATGAAGGGTGTTTAGAG TGTACTGGTGACGGAGGTGGAGAGGACGCACGCGTGACACCGAGCCCTCCCCTGGCCTCGCCTGCCGGGCCTGCCCCTG GACGCCGTGGCCGTGTGTCCGGAGAGAGTCCTGGTGGCCCAGTGAAGCCGGCTTCACGCCCCTGCTCAGCAGACCTGGCCGTGGTGCCTAGAAGTGACAGTGTCTCGTTACAAGGGACCGGGGGGCACAGCTTCTCAAGCAGCCTGTCCTTCGAGCCCGACGACATCTGTGACGTGACCATCAGCGACCTGTACGCGGGCATGCTGCACTCAATGAGCCTGCTGCTGAGCGCAAAGCCGTCCTGTATCATCTCCACCAAAACCTCGTTTGTCCTTCACAACTGGAGCTCGAGGAGGAGATgctccaggagcagagtgaacaGGACTCATTGCCGAGGCGGCAGGCGCCCTCACAGGGGTTCCCAGGAGAGGCTCCCAGTCCGTGCCgggccagggagggacaggggcGCCTTAAGAGATTGTGAGAACGTACTGGACGCTTCTGGCCAGAAGACGGGTTTAAAACTGGACAAAGCTTTTCTCGAAGTAAACAAACCCCAAGTCCTTAAATGGGGTCCCAGTTGGAAAGAGTTTAAGGAGTTAAGGAGCTTAACACCCCAGGGGCGTTCTTCGTTGCCTTATGGAGACTCCCGTGCAGTGTGTCATCTGGATCAGAAGAATAGATACAAGgccttaaaatggttaatttcccCTGTAAAAATCGTTTCCAGACCAAGAATACTCCCAGGCAAGCGAGGGAATCATTACAGGGAAATTGAAATCAGATTTGATAAGCTTCATCAGGAGTATTGCCCCAGTCCCCGGAAGCAGCCCGTCCTGACTTCCCTCCCGGAATCCTCGGCCGTGGACGTGTACAGGGGTGGTCCAGCGAGCCCTCGTGGCCCCCGGGGCCTCGAAACCCGCAGGCTCAGTGGAACTTTCGGCACAGCAGAAGCTAAGAGGTTAAATGAGGCCTTTGAAGGGCTGGGCGAACGAGCCAGGGGAGCAGGGAGATGCCTGCAGAGAAGgggttcccctcccccacttccagaGACCAGCCCCGTGCAGAGCCCACACCGCTCTGAGCAGACACTCCTTTTTCAGGGAAACAATAGTCTTGGAATACTTAGAAAGTCCGCCTCACCCAACAGACCTACTTCAGTAGCAGGGGTGCGGCCTCTAAGCTGTGGCCGAGATCgttacaaggaaataaaagaaaaatttgacaaGCTTCATCAAAAGTATTGCCAACAATCGCCTCCGCGGACGAAGGCACTTTTACGCGTTGGAGCATGTCCAGATAAAGCAAGTTTGGAAGTTCAGTATCAGAGAGGCACCTTAGGAAAATTAAACCCAGACTCTGGCTTCCAAAGTCCCCCAAAGCTGTCGGCGTCACCCCAGCAGAGCATAGAACGTCCACTGCGCTTAACCGCCACCGAGGCTCGGCCATTAACTTGCCTTGTGCTCACTGCCGCTAGGGGCCATCGGTCCCCTCCAAAGAGACGCCGAttatcagattctgtgctgtgtGGACAGTGGGCCAGTTCCCAGGATTCCTCGAGAGTGGTGGGCCAGCCCATCCCAAGGCCGGGGGAGAGGTCGTCTCCTCACAGCCCAGCTGAGAAAAAAAG GTATTTCCAAAAACCGCGGGTGCTTTGGCTACAAATGGGGCCGGGTGAGGAAGacgccccccccgcccctgaaTGA
- the LOC115522046 gene encoding Holliday junction recognition protein isoform X2 produces the protein MEGEPLGEDALLWQLRDSRRRFQTRMQRLIEKYNQPFEDAPLVQMSTLTYETPQGLRIWGGGLVKEKNKEQIQDSPVKTFEDAPDSRSGGDPAEAEARGLALPEPSTRILGVDSKSGDDASLCPEDVVAGAFMPAEPWSPLKNELRRKYLTQVDILLQDEGCLECTGDGGGEDARVTPSPPLASPAGPAPGRRGRVSGESPGGPVKPASRPCSADLAVVPRSDSVSLQGTGGHSFSSSLSFEPDDICDVTISDLYAGMLHSMSLLLSAKPSCIISTKTSFVLHNWSSRRRCSRSRVNRTHCRGGRRPHRGSQERLPVRAGPGRDRGALRDCENVLDASGQKTGLKLDKAFLEVNKPQVLKWGPSWKEFKELRSLTPQGRSSLPYGDSRAVCHLDQKNRYKALKWLISPVKIVSRPRILPGKRGNHYREIEIRFDKLHQEYCPSPRKQPVLTSLPESSAVDVYRGGPASPRGPRGLETRRLSGTFGTAEAKRLNEAFEGLGERARGAGRCLQRRGSPPPLPETSPVQSPHRSEQTLLFQGNNSLGILRKSASPNRPTSVAGVRPLSCGRDRYKEIKEKFDKLHQKYCQQSPPRTKALLRVGACPDKASLEVQYQRGTLGKLNPDSGFQSPPKLSASPQQSIERPLRLTATEARPLTCLVLTAARGHRSPPKRRRLSDSVLCGQWASSQDSSRVVGQPIPRPGERSSPHSPAEKKRKEQHVFQDGREK, from the exons ATGGAGGGCGAGCCCCTGGGGGAGGACGCGCTGCTGTGGCAGCTCCGGGACAGCCGCCGCCGCTTCCAGACGCGCATGCAGCGGCTGATAGAAAAG TACAACCAGCCCTTCGAGGATGCCCCGCTGGTGCAGATGTCCACGCTGACCTATGAGACACCCCAGG GATTGAGAATTTGGGGTGGAGGACTAgtaaaggagaagaacaaagaacaaatccAG GACTCCCCGGTGAAGACTTTCGAGGATGCCCCAGACAGCAGGAGCGGCGGTGACCCCGCGGAAGCCGAAGCCCGAGGTCTGGCGCTTCCTGAGCCCAGCACACGAATCCTGGGAGTTG attcAAAAAGCGGTGATGATGCATCTTTGTGTCCGGAAGATGTAGTTGCTGGGGCCTTCATG CCTGCAGAGCCCTGGAGCCCTTTGAAAAATGAGTTACGAAGGAAGTACTTGACCCAAGTGGATATATTGCTACAGGATGAAGGGTGTTTAGAG TGTACTGGTGACGGAGGTGGAGAGGACGCACGCGTGACACCGAGCCCTCCCCTGGCCTCGCCTGCCGGGCCTGCCCCTG GACGCCGTGGCCGTGTGTCCGGAGAGAGTCCTGGTGGCCCAGTGAAGCCGGCTTCACGCCCCTGCTCAGCAGACCTGGCCGTGGTGCCTAGAAGTGACAGTGTCTCGTTACAAGGGACCGGGGGGCACAGCTTCTCAAGCAGCCTGTCCTTCGAGCCCGACGACATCTGTGACGTGACCATCAGCGACCTGTACGCGGGCATGCTGCACTCAATGAGCCTGCTGCTGAGCGCAAAGCCGTCCTGTATCATCTCCACCAAAACCTCGTTTGTCCTTCACAACTGGAGCTCGAGGAGGAGATgctccaggagcagagtgaacaGGACTCATTGCCGAGGCGGCAGGCGCCCTCACAGGGGTTCCCAGGAGAGGCTCCCAGTCCGTGCCgggccagggagggacaggggcGCCTTAAGAGATTGTGAGAACGTACTGGACGCTTCTGGCCAGAAGACGGGTTTAAAACTGGACAAAGCTTTTCTCGAAGTAAACAAACCCCAAGTCCTTAAATGGGGTCCCAGTTGGAAAGAGTTTAAGGAGTTAAGGAGCTTAACACCCCAGGGGCGTTCTTCGTTGCCTTATGGAGACTCCCGTGCAGTGTGTCATCTGGATCAGAAGAATAGATACAAGgccttaaaatggttaatttcccCTGTAAAAATCGTTTCCAGACCAAGAATACTCCCAGGCAAGCGAGGGAATCATTACAGGGAAATTGAAATCAGATTTGATAAGCTTCATCAGGAGTATTGCCCCAGTCCCCGGAAGCAGCCCGTCCTGACTTCCCTCCCGGAATCCTCGGCCGTGGACGTGTACAGGGGTGGTCCAGCGAGCCCTCGTGGCCCCCGGGGCCTCGAAACCCGCAGGCTCAGTGGAACTTTCGGCACAGCAGAAGCTAAGAGGTTAAATGAGGCCTTTGAAGGGCTGGGCGAACGAGCCAGGGGAGCAGGGAGATGCCTGCAGAGAAGgggttcccctcccccacttccagaGACCAGCCCCGTGCAGAGCCCACACCGCTCTGAGCAGACACTCCTTTTTCAGGGAAACAATAGTCTTGGAATACTTAGAAAGTCCGCCTCACCCAACAGACCTACTTCAGTAGCAGGGGTGCGGCCTCTAAGCTGTGGCCGAGATCgttacaaggaaataaaagaaaaatttgacaaGCTTCATCAAAAGTATTGCCAACAATCGCCTCCGCGGACGAAGGCACTTTTACGCGTTGGAGCATGTCCAGATAAAGCAAGTTTGGAAGTTCAGTATCAGAGAGGCACCTTAGGAAAATTAAACCCAGACTCTGGCTTCCAAAGTCCCCCAAAGCTGTCGGCGTCACCCCAGCAGAGCATAGAACGTCCACTGCGCTTAACCGCCACCGAGGCTCGGCCATTAACTTGCCTTGTGCTCACTGCCGCTAGGGGCCATCGGTCCCCTCCAAAGAGACGCCGAttatcagattctgtgctgtgtGGACAGTGGGCCAGTTCCCAGGATTCCTCGAGAGTGGTGGGCCAGCCCATCCCAAGGCCGGGGGAGAGGTCGTCTCCTCACAGCCCAGCTGAGAAAAAAAG